The following are encoded together in the Candidatus Brocadia sp. genome:
- a CDS encoding RtcB family protein, with translation MTNDKYKIQKIDDYRWRIPREGKMRVDGIVYADAHMLEDIQKDESLQQVINVSFLPGIIKHSLAMPDIHWGYGFPIGGVAAFDMDEGVVSPGGVGYDINCGVRLLRTGLYRVELTNKLGSVVDTLFANIPSGVGSHRKDLKLSQQEVKNVLKNGALWAVSQGYGTKEDLEHIEEKGCIPGANPELVSGRAIERGLAQLGTLGSGNHFVEVGYVSEVYNKEIARVLGLEKDGITIVVHTGSRGLGYQVCDDFLRVMINASRKYNIELPDRQLCCAPINSPEGREYLAAMACAANYAFANRQMITHWVRESFERALHIGPKESKISPVYDVCHNIAKFEDHIVEGEKKRLCVHRKGATRAFPPNHPDIPDAYKSVGQPVLIPGDMGRCSYVLVGTEKAYADTFGSTCHGAGRVMSRGQATRTAKGRSIAQELKEKGILVRADSRATLDEEIPEAYKDVTEVVDVVEHAGISKKIAQLKPMCVIKG, from the coding sequence ATGACAAATGACAAGTATAAAATTCAGAAGATAGATGACTATCGTTGGCGAATTCCAAGGGAAGGCAAGATGCGGGTAGATGGCATTGTGTACGCCGATGCGCACATGCTGGAAGATATTCAAAAAGACGAAAGTTTACAACAGGTTATTAATGTCTCTTTTCTTCCCGGGATTATAAAACATTCGCTTGCAATGCCAGATATCCACTGGGGGTATGGTTTCCCTATCGGTGGCGTAGCGGCATTTGACATGGACGAGGGTGTGGTTTCCCCCGGCGGTGTGGGGTATGATATCAACTGCGGGGTAAGATTACTGAGAACAGGACTTTACCGTGTGGAGCTTACCAACAAGCTGGGATCTGTAGTGGATACCCTGTTTGCCAATATCCCATCCGGCGTTGGGTCCCATCGCAAAGATTTAAAACTTTCTCAACAAGAAGTAAAAAACGTGCTCAAAAACGGAGCACTCTGGGCGGTCTCGCAGGGTTACGGCACAAAAGAAGATTTAGAACATATCGAAGAAAAGGGTTGTATCCCGGGAGCTAACCCCGAACTGGTTTCAGGTCGTGCTATAGAACGTGGCCTGGCACAATTAGGCACCCTTGGTTCCGGAAACCATTTTGTAGAAGTTGGCTATGTCTCAGAGGTGTATAATAAGGAGATTGCCCGTGTATTGGGACTCGAAAAGGATGGCATTACCATCGTGGTGCACACGGGCTCACGAGGATTGGGTTATCAGGTATGCGACGACTTCCTCAGGGTCATGATAAATGCATCTCGAAAATATAACATAGAACTACCTGATCGGCAACTCTGCTGTGCCCCGATTAACTCTCCGGAAGGGCGGGAATACCTTGCCGCAATGGCCTGCGCTGCCAATTATGCATTTGCCAACCGGCAGATGATTACACACTGGGTTCGGGAATCCTTTGAAAGGGCATTGCACATAGGACCAAAGGAGTCCAAAATATCCCCGGTCTATGATGTGTGTCACAATATCGCCAAATTTGAAGATCATATCGTTGAAGGTGAGAAGAAGCGGTTATGTGTCCATCGGAAAGGGGCAACGCGCGCATTTCCACCCAATCACCCCGATATCCCCGATGCATATAAATCAGTAGGTCAACCCGTTTTGATACCGGGAGATATGGGGCGTTGTTCCTACGTGCTTGTAGGCACAGAGAAGGCATATGCTGATACCTTTGGCAGTACCTGTCATGGTGCTGGGAGGGTGATGAGTAGGGGTCAGGCGACGAGAACGGCCAAAGGCCGAAGTATTGCCCAGGAGCTGAAAGAAAAAGGGATCCTTGTTCGTGCCGACAGCCGTGCCACGCTGGACGAAGAGATCCCGGAGGCGTACAAGGATGTAACCGAAGTTGTGGATGTCGTCGAACATGCCGGCATCAGCAAAAAAATTGCTCAGCTAAAGCCGATGTGTGTTATTAAGGGGTAG
- a CDS encoding archease has translation MTKYILIDHTADIGIDVFGATLQELFANAAYALFDIITDLSKVEGKVEYKISIVGIDKEQLLVNWLSELLYLHDVKNLIFKDFCVVDIQDTQLNASIWGEIFTEDKHVIKTEIKAVTHHCLSIVQEDHQWKARVIFDI, from the coding sequence ATGACTAAATACATACTTATAGACCACACGGCAGATATCGGGATTGATGTATTCGGGGCTACATTGCAAGAATTATTTGCAAATGCCGCCTATGCATTATTTGATATCATTACGGACTTATCGAAAGTGGAAGGTAAGGTCGAATATAAAATAAGTATTGTCGGGATAGATAAAGAACAACTCCTCGTCAATTGGTTAAGTGAATTATTGTACCTGCATGACGTAAAAAATCTCATATTCAAGGATTTTTGTGTTGTAGACATTCAGGATACTCAATTAAACGCGTCGATATGGGGTGAGATATTTACTGAGGATAAACATGTGATTAAAACGGAGATCAAGGCTGTTACCCATCATTGCTTATCGATCGTCCAGGAAGACCATCAATGGAAGGCGCGGGTTATATTTGATATATAA
- a CDS encoding universal stress protein yields the protein MINIKNILCPIDYSIYSEMALKYAIEFADKYQAKLYLMHVLDIRVYDINDPDLYNVTLADTETVNKLRERLLKCVNEDTKGRISVEAIIIQGVPFSEIIKASKEYKIDLIVLGTHGRTGLSHAIMGSVAEKVVRKAPCPVLTIRHPEHDFIMP from the coding sequence GTGATTAACATAAAAAACATACTCTGCCCGATTGACTACTCGATTTATTCAGAGATGGCTTTAAAATATGCAATCGAATTTGCTGATAAATACCAGGCAAAGCTCTATCTGATGCATGTATTGGACATTCGTGTTTACGACATTAATGATCCGGATCTCTATAACGTTACTCTAGCAGACACAGAAACGGTTAATAAGTTGAGAGAGAGGTTGCTCAAGTGTGTAAATGAAGATACGAAGGGCAGGATATCGGTTGAGGCCATTATCATACAGGGAGTTCCTTTTTCCGAGATCATCAAGGCATCAAAAGAATATAAGATCGATTTGATTGTGCTTGGTACGCACGGCAGGACGGGTCTGTCTCATGCAATTATGGGCAGTGTGGCCGAAAAAGTAGTTCGCAAGGCCCCCTGTCCGGTGCTTACTATCAGACATCCTGAGCATGATTTTATCATGCCGTAG